The following proteins are encoded in a genomic region of Populus nigra chromosome 16, ddPopNigr1.1, whole genome shotgun sequence:
- the LOC133675873 gene encoding plastid division protein CDP1, chloroplastic-like isoform X2, protein MAVSNLNLTPTILSSSSCRCCYCHFNQKSDCSLLCLGFVKKTISVSRVLRKPVFESSNKLIFNATTDTRILHNVAATTKATTTATVEIPVTCYQLVGVPDKAEKDEIVRSVMQLKNAEVEEGYTMDAVMSRQDLLMDVRDKLLFEPEYAGNVRDKIPPKSSLRIPLAWLPGALCLLQEVGEEKLVLDIGQAVLQHPDAKPYVHDVLLSMALAEIGFERNKVSFGFEALARAQCLLRSKISLGKMALLSQIEESLEELAPACTLELLGTPHSPENAERRRGAIAALRELLRQGLDLETSCRVQDWPCFLSQALNRLMATEIVDLLPWDDLVLIRKNKKSLESQNQRVVIDFNCFYVALLAHIALGFSSKQTELINKAKTICECLIASESIDLKFEEAFCLFLLGQGNQDQAVEKLQQLQSNSNPAAQNLVPGKEIKDVSGVKPSLETWLKDSVLLVFSDTRDCSPSLVNFFGGEKRVIGSKKSRVPAQATHTISHRPLSDIAMKRMDFGESRPYMNSSQHFRSAVKQLSPTDLQSSLILTENGSGSNSNEPSVQLKREIGAHNRRTWESWLQHADVVRKISFVAVLGCIVFITFKMSGMGLRRIRVASNLISDRTSIGTSSLAWKTDSSLDRNVHPVYIRGSGITGRMRKLLSMLKMQYGNQLDTKKLQSSRLAASISPSMETVSRKQMPLEEAEALVNHWQAIKAEALGPWYQVHSLSEVLDESMLAQWQDLAEAAKAQSCYWRFVLLQLSILRADIFSDGYGLEIAEIEVLLEEAAELVDESQQKNPNYYSTYKTLYVLKRQDDGSWRFCESDIQTSS, encoded by the exons atggcagTGTCGAATTTGAATCTGACGCCGACCATTCTTTCATCTTCTTCGTGTCGTTGCTGTTATTGTCATTTTAACCAGAAAAGTGATTGCTCTCTTCTTTGTTTAGGTTTTGTTAAGAAAACAATTTCTGTTTCTAGGGTTTTGAGGAAGCCTGTTTTTGAATCTAGCAACAAGTTGATTTTCAATGCCACTACTGATACTCGCATCCTTCACAATGTCGCCGCTACGACGAAGGCCACAACCACCGCCACTGTTGAAATCCCTGTCACCTGTTATCAG CTGGTTGGTGTTCCTGATAAAGCAGAGAAAGATGAGATTGTTAGGTCAgtgatgcaattgaaaaatgcTGAAGTAGAAGAGGGTTATACCATGGATGCTGTTATGTCTCGGCAG GATCTTCTAATGGATGTAAGGGATAAGCTTCTTTTTGAACCAGAATATGCTGGGAATGTGAGGGACAAGATCCCTCCTAAATCCTCTCTACGTATTCCATTGGCTTGGTTGCCTGGTGCTCTTTGCCTACTTCAAGAG GTTGGAGAAGAGAAGTTGGTGCTGGATATTGGCCAAGCAGTGCTCCAGCATCCAGATGCCAAGCCATATGTTCACGATGTGCTTCTATCCATGGCATTGGCCGAG ATTGGTTTTGAGAGGAACAAAGTGTCATTTGGATTTGAAGCTCTTGCTCGTGCTCAGTGTCTTCTGAGGAGTAAAATCTCACTTGGCAAGATGGCATTACTATCTCAG atagaAGAATCCCTGGAGGAGCTTGCACCTGCTTGCACATTGGAATTATTAGGCACGCCTCACTCTCCTGAAAATGCAGAACGGAGACGAGGAGCAATTGCAGCCTTGCGTGAATTGCTCAGGCAGGGCCTTGATTTGGAAACATCATGCAGAGTCCAAGACTGGCCATGTTTTCTAAGCCAAGCACTTAACAGACTCATGGCTACAGAAATAGTTGATCTTCTTCCTTGGGATGATTTAGTCCTCATTCGCAAGAATAAGAAATCACTTGAGTCACAGAATCAAAGGGTTGTGATcgatttcaattgtttttacgTGGCGCTTTTAGCTCATATTGCTCTTGGTTTTTCTAGCAAGCAAACAGAATTG ATCAACAAAGCAAAAACTATATGTGAGTGTTTGATAGCATCGGAGAGTATTGATCTAAAATTTGAAGAAGCTTTCTGCTTGTTTCTGCTTGGACAG GGCAATCAAGACCAGGCAGTTGAAAAGCTTCAGCAGCTACAATCAAATTCAAATCCTGCTGCACAGAATTTAGTCCCAGGAAAGGAGATAAAAGATGTCTCTGGTGTAAAACCATCATTG GAAACATGGCTGAAGGATTCTGTGCTTCTTGTCTTTTCGGATACTAGAGACTGCTCTCCTTCATTG GTGAATTTTTTTGGTGGTGAAAAGAGAGTTATTGGAAGCAAGAAAAGTAGAGTACCTGCACAAGCCACTCATACTATTTCCCATCGACCACTGTCTGATATTGCTATGAAGCGAATGGATTTTGGGGAATCACGTCCATATATGAACTCTTCCCAACATTTCAGGTCTGCTGTAAAGCAGTTGTCTCCAACTGATTTGCAAAGCTCATTGATCTTGACTGAGAATGGCAGTGGAAGCAACAGTAATGAGCCATCAGTTCAATTGAAGAGAGAGATTGGTGCTCACAATAGAAGAACTTGGGAAAGTTGGTTACAACATGCAGATGTAGTTAGAAAGATAAGTTTTGTTGCGGTATTGGGGTGCATTGTGtttattacttttaaaatgtCAGGCATGGGTTTAAGAAGGATAAGAGTTGCATCTAATCTGATCTCTGATAGAACTAGTATTGGCACAAGTTCCCTTGCCTGGAAAACGGATTCTTCTCTTGATCGCAATGTTCACCCTGTTTATATTAGAGGAAGTGGTATTACTGGAAGAATGAGAAAGCTGTTGTCCATGCTTAAAATGCAGTATGGAAACCAGCTTGATACTAAAAAATTGCAAAGTTCAAGGCTTGCTGCTAGTATATCACCTTCTATGGAAACTGTATCTAGGAAGCAAATGCCTTTGGAAGAAGCTGAAGCTCTTGTTAATCATTGGCAGGCAATTAAAGCTGAAGCTCTTGGTCCTTGGTACCAAGTTCACAGCCTCTCTGAAGTCCTTGACGAGTCCATGCTTGCCCag TGGCAAGATTTAGCTGAAGCAGCCAAAGCACAGTCTTGTTATTGGAGATTTGTTTTGCTGCAACTGTCCATTCTGCGAGCTGACATTTTCTCAGATGGATATGGCTTGGAGATTGCTGAAATTGAAGTTCTCCTTGAGGAAGCAGCAGAGCTTGTTGATGAATCTCAGCAGAAAAACCCAAACTATTACAG CACCTATAAAACCCTTTATGTTCTAAAAAGGCAAGATGATGGTTCATGGAGGTTCTGCGAAAGTGATATTCAAACATCATCTTGA
- the LOC133676291 gene encoding UDP-glycosyltransferase 88B1-like, with product MVELGKQFLEHHPSMSITIIISAMPTESISIDDPYFSTLCNTNPSITLIHLPQVSLPPNSTFSPLDFVASFFELPELNNTNLHQTLLNLSKSSNIKALIIDFFCSAAFEFVSSRHNIPIYFFFTHGASGLSMFLHLPILDKIITKSLKDLDMIIDFHGIPKIPSKELPPAISDRSHRVYQYLVDTAKLMIKSAGVIINTFEFLERKALQAIQEGKCAPDEPVPPRSKELKDIFTKISCNM from the coding sequence ATGGTGGAACTAGGAAAGCAATTTCTCGAACACCACCCTTCAATGTCAATTACAATCATAATCTCCGCCATGCCAACTGAATCAATCTCCATTGATGACCCCTACTTTTCCACACTCTGTAACACCAATCCCTCCATAACTCTTATTCACCTCCCTCAAGTTTCTCTCCCTCCCAACTCCACCTTTTCTCCTCTAGATTTCGTAGCCTCTTTCTTTGAGCTCCCTGAGCTCAACAACACCAACCTTCACCAGACCCTCTTAAATCTTTCTAAATCCTCCAATATAAAAGCCTTGATTATAGATTTCTTCTGCAGTGCTGCTTTTGAGTTTGTGTCCTCTAGACACAACATCCCCATTTACTTTTTCTTCACTCATGGTGCAAGTGGCCTCTCCATGTTTCTTCACCTCCCTATCCTTGATAAGATCATCACAAAGAGCTTGAAAGACCTTGACATGATTATTGATTTTCATGGCATACCAAAAATTCCATCAAAAGAGTTGCCACCGGCTATTTCTGACCGGTCCCACAGAGTTTACCAATACCTCGTCGACACTGCCAAGCTGATGATCAAGTCTGCAGGAGTCATAATAAATACATTTGAGTTCCTTGAACGTAAGGCACTTCAGGCAATACAAGAAGGAAAGTGCGCCCCGGATGAGCCAGTACCACCAAGAAGTAAagaattaaaagatattttcacAAAAATATCATGCAATATGTAA
- the LOC133675160 gene encoding cytochrome P450 726A27-like — translation MEWQLPSFSALSTFLLFMTFLLLKIFKEPKTNHNSGRNPPPGPKALGIIGNLHQLGGGPSLLIRLRELAERYGPIMLLQVGEVPTIIISSPELAQEVMKTHESCFDERPPFFAGNVYFYGNRDLIFAPYGDYWKQLRKIVTMEVLSPIRVRTFRATREEEVASLIRTISSQQGSAINLSQILFSFTYSIISRISVGRNSKNQKEFATIVKDFSTISKELSLAAGGANVVDLYPSQKLLHMFSWRKFRLGREHKKANKILERLMKERKASKRDKEIAENEVEDLLDVLLNLQLTVGLDSPLTDECVKALLLDMFAGGGDTTLTVLEWAMSELMKNPRVREKAQKEVRALFNDVGYIDESNVHELQFLNLTLKETLRLHPPLCVYPRECKVSCKVAGYDLEAKTRVLINAWMIGRDPKYWTEPEKFYPERFLDCSTDYKGANFEFLPFGSGKRICPGMAFGIATVELPLARLLLHFDWKIPNGIKPEDFDMSEIVSASVTRKNDIVLIPVTCYDPPVKG, via the exons ATGGAGTGGCAACTCCCCTCCTTCAGTGCCCTTTCAACCTTCCTACTCTTCATGACCTTTCTTCTACTTAAAATTTTCAAGGAACCGAAAACAAATCACAACTCAGGTAGAAATCCTCCTCCCGGACCAAAGGCATTGGGCATCATTGGAAACCTTCACCAGCTGGGGGGTGGACCTTCACTCCTTATTCGCCTCAGAGAGTTGGCCGAGAGGTATGGACCGATCATGCTGCTCCAGGTTGGTGAAGTGCCCACCATTATTATATCATCACCAGAATTAGCACAAGAAGTGATGAAAACCCATGAGAGCTGTTTTGATGAAAGGCCCCCTTTCTTTGCTGGAAATGTCTACTTTTACGGCAATCGAGACCTTATATTTGCACCATACGGAGATTATTGGAAACAGCTGCGAAAAATTGTCACGATGGAGGTTCTTAGTCCTATACGTGTGCGTACTTTCAGAGCAACAAGGGAAGAAGAGGTAGCGAGTCTTATAAGAACCATTTCTTCCCAGCAAGGATCGGCCATTAACCTCAGTCAGATATTGTTTTCTTTCACATATAGCATAATTTCAAGGATAAGCGTTGGAAGGAATagcaaaaaccaaaaagaattCGCAACCATCGTCAAAGATTTCTCAACAATTTCCAAAGAATTGTCCCTAGCAGCAGGAGGTGCCAATGTGGTTGATCTGTACCCATCCCAAAAGCTCCTTCACATGTTTAGTTGGAGGAAGTTTAGGCTCGGGAGGGAGcataaaaaagcaaataaaattcttgaaaggcTGATGAAGGAGCGCAAAGCCAGCAAGAGAGACAAAGAGATTGCTGAAAATGAAGTGGAGGATCTTCTTGATGTTCTCTTAAATCTCCAACTCACTGTAGGCTTGGACTCCCCCTTAACTGATGAATGCGTCAAAGCACTCCTCCTG GATATGTTCGCTGGTGGAGGTGATACAACGTTAACAGTTCTAGAATGGGCAATGTCAGAACTCATGAAAAATCCAAGAGTCAGGGAAAAAGCACAAAAAGAAGTGAGAGCACTTTTCAATGATGTCGGGTACATTGATGAATCAAACGTTCATGAATTACAGTTCTTGAACTTAACTCTCAAGGAAACTCTAAGATTACACCCACCCTTGTGCGTATATCCAAGAGAATGTAAGGTGAGCTGCAAGGTTGCTGGATATGACTTAGAAGCTAAAACTAGAGTTCTCATCAATGCCTGGATGATAGGGAGGGATCCCAAGTACTGGACTGAACCTGAGAAATTCTACCCAGAGAGATTCTTAGATTGTTCAACTGATTACAAAGGTGCTAATTTCGAGTTTCTCCCATTTGGTTCTGGAAAAAGGATTTGCCCAGGAATGGCGTTTGGTATTGCTACTGTCGAGTTGCCGCTAGCAAGATTGTTATTACATTTTGACTGGAAAATTCCTAATGGAATCAAGCCTGAAGATTTTGACATGAGCGAGATTGTTAGTGCGTCAGTCACAAGAAAAAACGATATTGTCTTAATTCCAGTTACATGCTATGATCCTCCCGTCAAGGGTTAA
- the LOC133675873 gene encoding plastid division protein CDP1, chloroplastic-like isoform X1 has protein sequence MAVSNLNLTPTILSSSSCRCCYCHFNQKSDCSLLCLGFVKKTISVSRVLRKPVFESSNKLIFNATTDTRILHNVAATTKATTTATVEIPVTCYQLVGVPDKAEKDEIVRSVMQLKNAEVEEGYTMDAVMSRQDLLMDVRDKLLFEPEYAGNVRDKIPPKSSLRIPLAWLPGALCLLQEVGEEKLVLDIGQAVLQHPDAKPYVHDVLLSMALAECAIAKIGFERNKVSFGFEALARAQCLLRSKISLGKMALLSQIEESLEELAPACTLELLGTPHSPENAERRRGAIAALRELLRQGLDLETSCRVQDWPCFLSQALNRLMATEIVDLLPWDDLVLIRKNKKSLESQNQRVVIDFNCFYVALLAHIALGFSSKQTELINKAKTICECLIASESIDLKFEEAFCLFLLGQGNQDQAVEKLQQLQSNSNPAAQNLVPGKEIKDVSGVKPSLETWLKDSVLLVFSDTRDCSPSLVNFFGGEKRVIGSKKSRVPAQATHTISHRPLSDIAMKRMDFGESRPYMNSSQHFRSAVKQLSPTDLQSSLILTENGSGSNSNEPSVQLKREIGAHNRRTWESWLQHADVVRKISFVAVLGCIVFITFKMSGMGLRRIRVASNLISDRTSIGTSSLAWKTDSSLDRNVHPVYIRGSGITGRMRKLLSMLKMQYGNQLDTKKLQSSRLAASISPSMETVSRKQMPLEEAEALVNHWQAIKAEALGPWYQVHSLSEVLDESMLAQWQDLAEAAKAQSCYWRFVLLQLSILRADIFSDGYGLEIAEIEVLLEEAAELVDESQQKNPNYYSTYKTLYVLKRQDDGSWRFCESDIQTSS, from the exons atggcagTGTCGAATTTGAATCTGACGCCGACCATTCTTTCATCTTCTTCGTGTCGTTGCTGTTATTGTCATTTTAACCAGAAAAGTGATTGCTCTCTTCTTTGTTTAGGTTTTGTTAAGAAAACAATTTCTGTTTCTAGGGTTTTGAGGAAGCCTGTTTTTGAATCTAGCAACAAGTTGATTTTCAATGCCACTACTGATACTCGCATCCTTCACAATGTCGCCGCTACGACGAAGGCCACAACCACCGCCACTGTTGAAATCCCTGTCACCTGTTATCAG CTGGTTGGTGTTCCTGATAAAGCAGAGAAAGATGAGATTGTTAGGTCAgtgatgcaattgaaaaatgcTGAAGTAGAAGAGGGTTATACCATGGATGCTGTTATGTCTCGGCAG GATCTTCTAATGGATGTAAGGGATAAGCTTCTTTTTGAACCAGAATATGCTGGGAATGTGAGGGACAAGATCCCTCCTAAATCCTCTCTACGTATTCCATTGGCTTGGTTGCCTGGTGCTCTTTGCCTACTTCAAGAG GTTGGAGAAGAGAAGTTGGTGCTGGATATTGGCCAAGCAGTGCTCCAGCATCCAGATGCCAAGCCATATGTTCACGATGTGCTTCTATCCATGGCATTGGCCGAG TGTGCAATTGCAAAGATTGGTTTTGAGAGGAACAAAGTGTCATTTGGATTTGAAGCTCTTGCTCGTGCTCAGTGTCTTCTGAGGAGTAAAATCTCACTTGGCAAGATGGCATTACTATCTCAG atagaAGAATCCCTGGAGGAGCTTGCACCTGCTTGCACATTGGAATTATTAGGCACGCCTCACTCTCCTGAAAATGCAGAACGGAGACGAGGAGCAATTGCAGCCTTGCGTGAATTGCTCAGGCAGGGCCTTGATTTGGAAACATCATGCAGAGTCCAAGACTGGCCATGTTTTCTAAGCCAAGCACTTAACAGACTCATGGCTACAGAAATAGTTGATCTTCTTCCTTGGGATGATTTAGTCCTCATTCGCAAGAATAAGAAATCACTTGAGTCACAGAATCAAAGGGTTGTGATcgatttcaattgtttttacgTGGCGCTTTTAGCTCATATTGCTCTTGGTTTTTCTAGCAAGCAAACAGAATTG ATCAACAAAGCAAAAACTATATGTGAGTGTTTGATAGCATCGGAGAGTATTGATCTAAAATTTGAAGAAGCTTTCTGCTTGTTTCTGCTTGGACAG GGCAATCAAGACCAGGCAGTTGAAAAGCTTCAGCAGCTACAATCAAATTCAAATCCTGCTGCACAGAATTTAGTCCCAGGAAAGGAGATAAAAGATGTCTCTGGTGTAAAACCATCATTG GAAACATGGCTGAAGGATTCTGTGCTTCTTGTCTTTTCGGATACTAGAGACTGCTCTCCTTCATTG GTGAATTTTTTTGGTGGTGAAAAGAGAGTTATTGGAAGCAAGAAAAGTAGAGTACCTGCACAAGCCACTCATACTATTTCCCATCGACCACTGTCTGATATTGCTATGAAGCGAATGGATTTTGGGGAATCACGTCCATATATGAACTCTTCCCAACATTTCAGGTCTGCTGTAAAGCAGTTGTCTCCAACTGATTTGCAAAGCTCATTGATCTTGACTGAGAATGGCAGTGGAAGCAACAGTAATGAGCCATCAGTTCAATTGAAGAGAGAGATTGGTGCTCACAATAGAAGAACTTGGGAAAGTTGGTTACAACATGCAGATGTAGTTAGAAAGATAAGTTTTGTTGCGGTATTGGGGTGCATTGTGtttattacttttaaaatgtCAGGCATGGGTTTAAGAAGGATAAGAGTTGCATCTAATCTGATCTCTGATAGAACTAGTATTGGCACAAGTTCCCTTGCCTGGAAAACGGATTCTTCTCTTGATCGCAATGTTCACCCTGTTTATATTAGAGGAAGTGGTATTACTGGAAGAATGAGAAAGCTGTTGTCCATGCTTAAAATGCAGTATGGAAACCAGCTTGATACTAAAAAATTGCAAAGTTCAAGGCTTGCTGCTAGTATATCACCTTCTATGGAAACTGTATCTAGGAAGCAAATGCCTTTGGAAGAAGCTGAAGCTCTTGTTAATCATTGGCAGGCAATTAAAGCTGAAGCTCTTGGTCCTTGGTACCAAGTTCACAGCCTCTCTGAAGTCCTTGACGAGTCCATGCTTGCCCag TGGCAAGATTTAGCTGAAGCAGCCAAAGCACAGTCTTGTTATTGGAGATTTGTTTTGCTGCAACTGTCCATTCTGCGAGCTGACATTTTCTCAGATGGATATGGCTTGGAGATTGCTGAAATTGAAGTTCTCCTTGAGGAAGCAGCAGAGCTTGTTGATGAATCTCAGCAGAAAAACCCAAACTATTACAG CACCTATAAAACCCTTTATGTTCTAAAAAGGCAAGATGATGGTTCATGGAGGTTCTGCGAAAGTGATATTCAAACATCATCTTGA